Proteins encoded in a region of the Ranitomeya imitator isolate aRanImi1 chromosome 9, aRanImi1.pri, whole genome shotgun sequence genome:
- the LOC138648902 gene encoding LRRN4 C-terminal-like protein, which yields MSLHVPPFCLLVQLCVTITCLPLEQNTSTPVVSNDTRPWNSDLDFLPPTSSPPLRMNNEASVPQALGITRSQKATQERILYITEYVDYEDDDNYEDEDNEVFTEPPHYSSGACPYDRCKHLQIPCEEIQKRSGGKCLCPGISPGSLLPDSPRLKQVIPGQAAIEVRWCAPLSTVQSYRVVYGTPQGPLEMGPLLNQSHRFFSITNLLPGTAYRVCVVAINDAGESQVDPADGEDEDLDQGDTVGPCGTFHTSASQGVYTAIGVGLAILAGVSGSSVLFYWFWRKKKVRSIKRARGDETGVTNMSFKAESIENL from the coding sequence ATGTCTCTACACGTACCTCCATTTTGCCTTCTGGTTCAGCTTTGTGTAACCATTACTTGTTTGCCCCTGGAACAAAACACATCAACCCCAGTGGTCAGTAATGACACTCGGCCATGGAATAGTGATTTAGACTTTCTTCCTCCTACTTCTTCACCACCACTTAGGATGAACAATGAAGCTTCTGTCCCTCAAGCCCTGGGCATAACACGGAGTCAGAAAGCAACGCAGGAACGCATTCTGTACATAACTGAATATGTGGACTATGAAGATGATGATAACTATGAAGATGAAGATAATGAGGTGTTCACTGAGCCCCCACATTATTCCAGTGGAGCGTGTCCATACGATCGCTGCAAACACCTCCAGATACCTTGTGAGGAGATACAGAAGAGGTCGGGAGGGAAATGCCTTTGTCCTGGGATCAGTCCAGGCTCACTTCTTCCGGACTCCCCCCGTTTGAAGCAGGTTATTCCCGGACAGGCTGCAATTGAGGTGCGCTGGTGTGCGCCTCTTTCAACGGTCCAGTCCTACAGAGTGGTGTACGGTACACCCCAAGGACCACTGGAGATGGGACCCTTGCTCAATCAGTCGCATCGCTTCTTCTCAATTACAAACCTCCTCCCAGGAACTGCTTACAGGGTGTGTGTGGTGGCCATAAATGATGCAGGAGAAAGCCAGGTAGACCCTGCAGATGGAGAAGATGAAGACCTGGACCAAGGAGATACCGTAGGACCATGTGGCACATTTCATACCTCTGCTTCACAGGGGGTTTATACGGCTATAGGAGTTGGCTTAGCAATACTTGCCGGAGTATCGGGGTCTTCTGTCCTTTTTTATTGGTTTTGGAGAAAAAAGAAAGTCAGAAGTATTAAAAGGGCAAGAGGGGATGAGACTGGGGTAACAAATATGTCTTTTAAGGCAGAGAGCATTGAAAACCTGTGA